Genomic segment of Anopheles darlingi chromosome X, idAnoDarlMG_H_01, whole genome shotgun sequence:
tttttttattattaaggTTTACCCTTTTATTTTAGTATTTTAGCGAGGTGCTATCTAGTTGATACCGATCTATCTATGCCTAAAAAATGTTCTCTTTTGGGACAGTTCACAGAGAACAGCCTGGCATATGAGGTAGCTCTGTAGGCACTGTCGCAAGCGGGTGCCAAGCATAAAGCCTAACAGCACTTTGCAATGGCAAAAAAGAAGATGCACACAAACCGACAAATGACTTAAGAAACAGCTTCTTGTTTTCAGTAAAGCATAAAGATGAAATAAATATATGTCTACTCCTAAcataaaattttcataaaaaatcaacgaaaaaattgagaaatggGCTACAATCCTGACTTGTTTTTTTGATGTCAAACGTAGAACGCCGCAAGTGATCTTGAAAGTGTTGGGAAACCCAGCAAGAAACGTTTAAAGTTACGTAGTTGTATGTAGAATCCGTGATAAATCCACGAtagaacatgagcattttgccCAAAATATGTTCTTTAGAGTCGATTAATCTGTTACCAAATTTCTTgctattttttattattttttcgtGGTCAGCCAACAGTTTGGAATAAAATAACCACCAAACCAAGTCTACCTATTCTTTGGATCCGCTTTATTTGTTATAACAGTTAAACCATTGTTTCTACATTACTTGAATTCGAATAATATCATAACTCACCGCCCTGTGTTATAGATTAATCGGTTTAATGGGGCCACTTGTAGAGCATTGCGCTTGCTACCTTTTCCGCTGTCTCCTGATTGGTCAGGGCCGCACCTACCGTCAAGGCAAAATCAAACGATGTCGCCGGGCCCATGCTCGTGATTAGATTACCATCGCGTACCACCCGACCGTTTGGCGATTGTTCCGGTTCCTGCCACGCATATCCGGCGCCGTTCAGCGAATCCTTGAAGGCCGGGTAGGAAGTTAATCGGCGGCCCGCGAACAGATTACCGTGTGCGGCAAACACGGTCGGTGCGGCACAGATAGCAGCCACAATTTTCGCGCTACTTTGATAGTGGCGCAGCAGCTCACCGACCGCCGCTGCTTTCGACATCAAGCGAGATCCCTCAAGGCCACCGGGAAGGATGATAGCATCGGGAAGGCTCGCCTCGTCGCTAATGTTCTCTTGCAGATATTTGGCCAGCGTTACATCCGCTTGGATGTTTACGTTACGGGAACATCGCGCCACCAGCTcttcgttgctggtgctcaCCGCTTCGTCCTGCACCAGAGCGACTGTCACGTCAATCTGTAAGCGCAGGAAGGAAGTATTATTGTGTAAAGGGGATGTTAAAAGCATGTTCACGTATGGGTTGCATTGAATTGACCCTCACATCGCAACGGCGCAGCACatcgacggcaacgacaaGCTCCATTTCCTCGGACCCAGCTGCCAGCAGTGCCAGAGCACGCTTTTTGAGATTATTTGCCACCGACATAGCCATTCCTATGTTactgaaacgaaaaaatacGTTAAACATCAGGAAAAAggcctttttcattttactaTAATTACATTCGCCTGCTTTGGTATTTGCTTTCCTCCCGGCACGTCCGATATATTGGCTGCCTAGCAGTCGGATCAGAAGATGTCAAACCGGCGGTTAGAGCACGACACAAACGTCACACTGCGCACAACATAAGAAACGAGATGTTTAAAAACTGGCCACATCAAGCACCACCTAGCAACCACCAAGCGTTGCCGCTCTAGATGGCCATGACGTGTTCAAGCACGCACTCCACGCGGGTCCTACTCATGCACTCACACTAGCACACATTGTGTCGGGACGGTCGTGGAGGCACCAGCGACAGCTATACGCACGCACAAGGTTATCTATTTCTATTTCTATCTATTGCTGCGCAGCGCTCTCTGTTCAGCAACCAGCGTGTAGGGCGAACACACTCCCACCAGCACAGCCTACTGACGTCACCCCTAGGAATGGATGAAACCAGCAGAAATAGTACGAAGAAGCTCGACATCGAAGGAGTTAGGC
This window contains:
- the LOC125951556 gene encoding protein dj-1beta-like, with amino-acid sequence MAMSVANNLKKRALALLAAGSEEMELVVAVDVLRRCDIDVTVALVQDEAVSTSNEELVARCSRNVNIQADVTLAKYLQENISDEASLPDAIILPGGLEGSRLMSKAAAVGELLRHYQSSAKIVAAICAAPTVFAAHGNLFAGRRLTSYPAFKDSLNGAGYAWQEPEQSPNGRVVRDGNLITSMGPATSFDFALTVGAALTNQETAEKVASAMLYKWPH